GCGCCGCCCTGGCCACCCTGGACATCTTTAAAAGTACCCCGGTGTTGCGGAACAACCGGCGCCTCGCGCGCTGCATGGGGGAGGCGGTGGAGGACCTGCGGCAGCATCCGAATGTCGCCGAGATCCGCCAGCAGGGCATGATCCTGGCGTTGGAACTGGTGCGCGACCGGCGCGGCAACCGGCCCTTTCCCTGGCAGGAGCGCCGCGGCATGAGGGTATATCGCCACGGCCTGCAACAGGGCGTGTTGTTGCGCCCCCTGGGAGACGTGATTTATTTCATGCCGCCTTATGTGATCACTCCGTTGCAGATTAAGGAGATGGCCCAGGCGGCCCGCGAGGGGATAGAGATTGCGGTGCGAACCTGAACCGGGAGCGGACGCAGCCGGAACGCTGGCGGCCGGCGCCTTCGGGGACGGGGTTCCCCGCCTGTTCGTCGCGCAGCCGTTGGTCGGCGGCGGCTCCCTGCTGTTGTCCAAAGCGCCGCAACGGCACTACCTGTTGCGGGTGTTGCGCCTGCGGCCCGGGGCGCCGCTGCGCCTGTTCGACGGCAGCGGCGGCGCATATTGCGCCCGCATCGCCGCCGTCCGCCAGAGCGGCGTAGAGCTCGCCGTGGGCGGGTTCCTGCCGGGGGAGCGCGAGTCGCCGTTGCGGCTTCGGTTGCTGCAGGGCGTCTGCCGCGGCCGGCGCATGGACTACGCCTTGCAGAAAGCGGTGGAATTGGGGGTGTGGCGCATCGTCCCGGCGCTTACCCGGCGCTGCGGCGCGCGCCTGGCCGGTGCGCGGTTGCGGACTCGCATGGCGCACTGGCGCGGGATCGTCGTCGCGGCCTGCGAACAGTGCGGGCGCAACCGGGTGCCGGAGATCGAATCCCCCGTTCCGTTGTCCGAATTGCTGGCCAACGAGGCGCCTCTGACGGGTATTTATTTCGCCCCCGGCGCCGCCCGCTCCCTGGCCGGTCTGCCGCCGCCGGGCGCGCGGATGGATATCCTGGTCGGTCCGGAAGGCGGCCTGTCCGGCGAGGAAAACGCCGCCGCCGCCGCCGCCGGCCTGGCGCCGGTCGCGCTGGGGCCGCGAGTGTTGCGCGCCGAGACGGCGACGGCGGCGGCGCTGAGCGCCTGTCAGGTACTGTGGGGCGACCTTGCGGCGCCCCAATCCGCGCCCCAGTCTGCGCCCCAATCCGCGGCGGAGTCCGCGGCGGCGCCTCCGCAGCGGCGGCGCGTCGGCGGGCAGGGCGGGGAACGGATTGCCGTCGCGCCCGACCCGGGAGTCGGCGGAGCCCGGCGGTAGGCGGCGCCGTGGAGACGGGGGAGGCAGGGCCGTGATATTCCAGCAGGTCGGCATTTCCCTGCTCGTTCTCCTGTATGTGGCGCTGACGATTTGCGTCCTGCGCCTGCCGCCTGCCGGGGAGCGCCCCTTGCCGGCCCGTTGGCCGCTGTTGGCAGTGAGCGCCGTCGGTCTGCTGTTGCACTGCGCTTGCTCGTACCCGGTGGCGGCCGCCGCCATCGGCGGCTCGGCAGGGCTCGGGGGCGCCGCCCTGCTGGCGGCCTTGCCGGCCGCGTTGCTGGCCACCGCCGCGCTGCCGTTCCCGCGGGCCGCCGCCCTGTCGGCGCTTGGCTATCCGGCGGCCGCGCTGGGGCTGCTGGCCGCGCTGTTCCTGCCCGTGCAAGACGGCGCTTCTTATCGTCTTACGCCCGGGTTTCCCCTGCATCTGGCCTTGTCCGTACTGGCATTGGGCTGCATGCTGATGGCGAGCCTGCAGGCGGTGGCGATGGCGGTGCAGCGACGGCGGCTGCGTCGCCGTCCGGCCCTGCCCGCGCTGCCGTGGCTGCCTTCCCTGCAATCTATGGAGGAACTGCTGTTTCGCAGCATCGTGCTGGGCTTCTTCCTGCTGAGCCTCAGCCTGGTGACGGGACTCTCCTTCTCCATAGACCTGCTGCGGCCGCCGCTGGCGTACAAGACCTTGCTGTCCCTGCTGGCCTGGACCATCTTCGGCGTCCTGCTTTGGGGCCAGTGGGTGCAGGGTTGGCGCGGGCGGCGCGTCGCGCGCTGGACGCTGGCCGGCTGCGTGATCTTGCTGCTGGCCTACTCCGTTACCAAAATCGTCTTTATTCAGGCCTGAGCCCCGGGCGGCAACACCCGCTGGCGGCGGCCTGCCGCCCGTTCTTCCCATTACTCCCCCTTGAGCGTAAAGGGGGGAGCGATGGGGAGGGGCCGCATGAGCGCAAGCGCTTGAAAAATACTCTCTATATTGAGTAAAATTACTCAATGCAATGAGTAATTCGTCAACACTCCCGGCCCGCGCCCAGGCCAGAGAACTGGCCCGGCGCCTGCAAGAGCCGCGCCGGTTTGTCCAGGTCGTCGCCGGGGCGCGGCAGGTGGGCAAGACTACGCTGGTCAGGCAGGTCGCGGCGCGAGCCGGCCTGCCGGCCCGCTATGCCAGCGCGGATGAGCCGACTTTGCGCGGCGGCGATTGGCTGGAGCAGCAGTGGGAGGCGGCGCGGATGCTGGCCGGCGAGGCGGGCAGGAAAGGGGCGCTGCTTGTCCTTGACGAGGTGCAAAAGATTACGCAGTGGTCCGAGACCGTCAAACGCTTGTGGGACGCCGATACGCATACGGGACGGCGGCTGAAAGTCATCCTGCTCGGCTCCGCCCCGCTGTTGATTCAGCGCGGCTTGAGCGAGAGCCTCGCCGGTCGGTTCGAGGCGCTGCACCTGCCGCACTGGAGTTTCAGCGAAATGCGGCGGGCATTCGGCTGGTCGCTGGAGCGGTATCTTTTTTACGGCGCTTATCCCGGCGCGGCGCCGCTGGTCAGGCAGCCGGCGCGCTGGGCGCGTTACATTCTGGACTCGCTGGTCGAAACCACTCTCTCGCGCGATGTGCTGCTGCTGTCGCGCGTGAACAAGCCGGCGCTGCTGCGCA
This region of Gammaproteobacteria bacterium genomic DNA includes:
- the ccsA gene encoding cytochrome c biogenesis protein CcsA, translating into MIFQQVGISLLVLLYVALTICVLRLPPAGERPLPARWPLLAVSAVGLLLHCACSYPVAAAAIGGSAGLGGAALLAALPAALLATAALPFPRAAALSALGYPAAALGLLAALFLPVQDGASYRLTPGFPLHLALSVLALGCMLMASLQAVAMAVQRRRLRRRPALPALPWLPSLQSMEELLFRSIVLGFFLLSLSLVTGLSFSIDLLRPPLAYKTLLSLLAWTIFGVLLWGQWVQGWRGRRVARWTLAGCVILLLAYSVTKIVFIQA
- a CDS encoding 16S rRNA (uracil(1498)-N(3))-methyltransferase, whose product is MRCEPEPGADAAGTLAAGAFGDGVPRLFVAQPLVGGGSLLLSKAPQRHYLLRVLRLRPGAPLRLFDGSGGAYCARIAAVRQSGVELAVGGFLPGERESPLRLRLLQGVCRGRRMDYALQKAVELGVWRIVPALTRRCGARLAGARLRTRMAHWRGIVVAACEQCGRNRVPEIESPVPLSELLANEAPLTGIYFAPGAARSLAGLPPPGARMDILVGPEGGLSGEENAAAAAAGLAPVALGPRVLRAETATAAALSACQVLWGDLAAPQSAPQSAPQSAAESAAAPPQRRRVGGQGGERIAVAPDPGVGGARR
- a CDS encoding AAA family ATPase, whose amino-acid sequence is MSNSSTLPARAQARELARRLQEPRRFVQVVAGARQVGKTTLVRQVAARAGLPARYASADEPTLRGGDWLEQQWEAARMLAGEAGRKGALLVLDEVQKITQWSETVKRLWDADTHTGRRLKVILLGSAPLLIQRGLSESLAGRFEALHLPHWSFSEMRRAFGWSLERYLFYGAYPGAAPLVRQPARWARYILDSLVETTLSRDVLLLSRVNKPALLR